The Microcoleus sp. AS-A8 genome has a segment encoding these proteins:
- the ruvC gene encoding crossover junction endodeoxyribonuclease RuvC, with protein sequence MEKRILGLDPGLAILGFGTILVKTAETVGVRDAVTSLAVAANNCGNSQAKPLTESVQLLDFGVIQTPARTEIGTRLCTIYDDLHTLMEQWQPHLVAIEKLFFYRMSSTITVAQARGVLMLVLAQHDVPIVEFTPAQIKQALTGYGNADKYEVQQAVARELELDYIPKPDDAADALAVALTAWFHQS encoded by the coding sequence ATGGAAAAGCGAATTTTGGGACTCGATCCAGGGCTAGCCATTCTAGGCTTTGGGACAATTCTTGTAAAGACAGCAGAAACAGTAGGAGTGCGGGACGCGGTAACCTCCTTAGCGGTGGCAGCAAACAATTGTGGCAACTCACAAGCAAAACCGCTGACTGAATCGGTGCAGTTACTGGATTTTGGTGTCATCCAGACCCCCGCTCGGACTGAAATTGGAACGCGACTGTGTACGATTTATGACGATTTGCACACCCTGATGGAACAGTGGCAACCTCATCTCGTGGCGATTGAAAAACTCTTCTTCTACCGGATGAGCAGCACAATTACTGTAGCTCAGGCGCGGGGCGTCTTGATGTTGGTGTTGGCACAGCATGATGTCCCCATAGTAGAGTTTACACCGGCTCAAATTAAGCAGGCCTTGACGGGCTATGGAAATGCCGACAAGTATGAGGTGCAGCAAGCCGTAGCACGGGAGTTAGAGTTAGACTATATTCCCAAACCAGACGATGCCGCAGATGCCTTAGCTGTTGCTTTAACCGCTTGGTTTCATCAGTCTTAG
- a CDS encoding SH3 domain-containing protein — translation MKKMSRWGKLIAVLALILLGLNTVGSLEAHAATIGDITLASPLQETTTTSSLSSGNIQLAQIVGQCRAASRTIDIFTEPSVGTNSDIVRTLEPNQRVTLASEGSAGWIQVSAPASGYVIARYLKPCGTNPPPTKATCRRVIAPSEGLIVRSQPASSSSQVASVLVGTNVKVTGASSVDSAGRTWVEISTPRSGWISSGFPSGNLSAPFSCI, via the coding sequence ATGAAAAAGATGAGCCGATGGGGCAAGTTAATCGCTGTTTTAGCGCTGATCTTGCTGGGCTTGAACACGGTGGGTAGTCTAGAGGCACATGCCGCAACGATTGGTGACATAACTCTAGCCAGTCCCCTCCAAGAAACAACAACGACCTCGTCGCTGAGTTCAGGAAATATCCAATTGGCGCAAATTGTAGGCCAATGTCGTGCTGCTAGCAGGACGATAGATATCTTTACAGAGCCTTCGGTTGGAACGAACAGTGACATTGTTAGAACCTTAGAACCCAATCAACGGGTAACGCTGGCTAGTGAGGGGAGTGCGGGTTGGATACAGGTGAGTGCTCCGGCAAGTGGATATGTCATCGCCAGATATCTCAAACCTTGTGGAACCAATCCTCCCCCAACCAAAGCCACCTGTCGCCGAGTCATCGCTCCTTCAGAGGGTTTGATTGTCCGTTCCCAACCGGCCTCTAGCTCATCACAGGTTGCTTCAGTATTGGTAGGAACCAACGTCAAGGTTACGGGAGCATCAAGCGTAGATAGCGCAGGGCGCACTTGGGTGGAAATCTCGACTCCAAGAAGTGGCTGGATTTCTAGTGGGTTTCCCAGTGGGAATCTCAGCGCCCCATTTTCTTGTATCTAG
- a CDS encoding trypsin-like peptidase domain-containing protein → MRPERFLLCAACVCLIHTPAWSHVPVSPVLAQARNEEQTSIDVYRIASPTVVTISTGRGSGSGSIISPEGLILTNEHVIRGTSGGRVSVSTSSGKRYTGQVIAADRRNDLALVRLNTTDRFPTVRLSAPQNIQVGQRVFAIGSPFGLSGTLTTGILSRVGRNGDLQTDAALNPGNSGGPLLNSRGELIGVNKAILSPGGRGNTGIGFATSVVIARDFIEQNRNRSNPSTTAVAPSSSTPRLGVTLDARTLVILGVQPGSLAASLGLRPGDQLLAINGRRLRGLQDLQAFLDGSPSSAILTVGRNRRLANVRVNF, encoded by the coding sequence ATGAGACCTGAGCGCTTTTTACTGTGTGCGGCTTGTGTTTGTTTGATTCATACTCCAGCCTGGAGCCATGTACCTGTTTCCCCTGTTCTGGCTCAAGCTCGGAATGAAGAACAAACCAGTATTGATGTTTATCGCATTGCCAGTCCTACCGTTGTAACGATTAGTACGGGTAGAGGTTCGGGTTCAGGTAGTATTATTAGTCCAGAAGGGCTGATTTTAACCAATGAACATGTGATCAGAGGGACAAGTGGCGGTCGTGTGAGTGTTAGTACGTCTTCAGGAAAGCGCTATACCGGACAAGTGATTGCAGCCGATCGCAGAAATGATTTGGCACTCGTGCGACTGAATACGACTGACCGCTTTCCTACGGTACGTTTGTCCGCTCCTCAAAATATTCAAGTCGGGCAACGCGTCTTTGCGATCGGTAGTCCTTTTGGGTTGTCAGGAACATTGACCACAGGTATCTTGAGTCGTGTTGGTCGCAATGGTGATTTACAAACGGATGCCGCACTCAATCCAGGGAATTCGGGAGGACCGTTACTCAACTCACGAGGTGAACTGATTGGTGTCAATAAAGCGATTCTGAGTCCCGGTGGAAGAGGAAATACAGGGATTGGGTTTGCCACCAGTGTGGTCATCGCTAGAGATTTTATTGAACAAAACCGCAACAGAAGCAATCCCAGTACAACAGCTGTTGCTCCCTCATCCTCAACCCCTCGTTTGGGAGTCACGTTGGATGCCAGGACTCTGGTTATTTTGGGTGTACAACCGGGTTCGCTAGCGGCGAGTTTAGGATTAAGACCGGGTGACCAACTCCTTGCGATTAATGGTCGTCGTCTCCGGGGACTTCAAGATTTACAAGCGTTCTTAGATGGTAGTCCCTCCTCAGCCATTCTGACGGTAGGACGAAATCGCCGTCTGGCTAATGTTCGGGTTAATTTTTAA